From Macaca fascicularis isolate 582-1 chromosome 14, T2T-MFA8v1.1, a single genomic window includes:
- the NR1H3 gene encoding oxysterols receptor LXR-alpha isoform X11, with translation MSVWLGAPVPDIPPDSAAELWKPGAQDASSQTQGGNSRILREEARMPHSATGTAGVELEAAEPTVLLTRAEPPSEPTEIRPQKRKKGPAPKMLGNELCSVCGDKASGFHYNVLSCEGCKGFFRRSVIKGAHYVCHSGGHCPMDTYMRRKCQECRLRKCRQAGMREECVLSEEQIRLKKLKRQEEEQAHAISLPPRASSPPQILPQLSPEQLGMIEKLVAAQQQCNRRSFSDRLRVTPWPMAPDPHSREARQQRFAHFTELAIVSVQEIVDFAKQLPGFLQLSREDQIALLKTSAIEVMLLETSRRYNPGSESITFLKDFSYNREDFAKAGLQVEFINPIFEFSRAMNELQLNDAEFALLIAISIFSAVDPGQTCFSTLLVTYRPAQCAGPAPGREAAAHICGSPACLRLHPPSP, from the exons ATGTCCGTGTGGCTGGGGGCCCCTGTGCCTGACATTCCTCCTG ACTCTGCAGCGGAGCTGTGGAAGCCAGGTGCACAGGATGCAAGCAGCCAGACCCAGGGAGGCAACAGCCGCATCCTCAGAGAGGAAGCCAGGATGCCCCACTCTGCCACAGGCACTGcaggggtggagctggaggctgcagagcCCACAGTCCTGCTCACCAGGGCAGAGCCCCCTTCAGAACCCACAG AGATCCGTCCACAAAAGCGGAAAAAGGGGCCagcccccaaaatgctggggaaTGAGCTATGCAGCGTTTGTGGGGACAAGGCTTCCGGCTTCCACTACAATGTTCTGAGCTGCGAGGGTTGCAAGGGATTCTTCCGCCGCAGTGTCATCAAGGGAGCGCACTACGTCTGCCACAGTGGCGGCCACTGCCCCATGGACACCTACATGCGTCGCAAGTGCCAGGAGTGTCGGCTTCGCAAGTGCCGCCAGGCTGGCATGCGGGAGGAGT GTGTCCTGTCAGAAGAACAGATCCGTCTGAAGAAACTGAAGCGGCAAGAGGAGGAACAGGCTCATGCCATATCCCTGCCCCCCAGGGCTTCCTCACCCCCTCAAATCCTGCCCCAGCTCAGCCCGGAGCAATTGGGCATGATCGAGAAGCTGGTCGCTGCCCAGCAACAGTGTAACCGGCGCTCCTTTTCTGACCGGCTTCGAGTCACG CCTTGGCCCATGGCACCAGATCCCCATAGCCGGGAGGCCCGTCAGCAGCGCTTTGCCCACTTCACTGAGCTGGCCATCGTCTCTGTGCAGGAGATAGTTGACTTTGCTAAACAGCTACCCGGCTTCCTGCAGCTCAGCCGGGAGGACCAGATTGCCCTGCTGAAGACCTCTGCGATCGAG GTGATGCTTCTGGAGACATCTCGGAGGTACAACCCTGGGAGTGAGAGTATCACCTTCCTCAAGGATTTCAGTTATAACCGGGAAGACTTTGCCAAAGCAG GGCTGCAAGTGGAATTCATCAACCCCATCTTCGAGTTCTCCAGGGCCATGAATGAGCTGCAACTTAATGATGCTGAGTTTGCTTTGCTCATTGCCATCAGCATCTTCTCTGCAG TGGACCCTGGCCAGACCTGCTTCTCAACTCTCTTGGTGACCTATAGACCGGCCCAATGTGCAGGACCAGCTCCAGGTAGAGAGGCTGCAGCACACATATGTGGAAGCCCTGCATGCCTACGTCTCCATCCACCATCCCCAT ga
- the NR1H3 gene encoding oxysterols receptor LXR-alpha isoform X17: MSVWLGAPVPDIPPDSAAELWKPGAQDASSQTQGGNSRILREEARMPHSATGTAGVELEAAEPTVLLTRAEPPSEPTGVLSEEQIRLKKLKRQEEEQAHAISLPPRASSPPQILPQLSPEQLGMIEKLVAAQQQCNRRSFSDRLRVTPWPMAPDPHSREARQQRFAHFTELAIVSVQEIVDFAKQLPGFLQLSREDQIALLKTSAIEVMLLETSRRYNPGSESITFLKDFSYNREDFAKAGLQVEFINPIFEFSRAMNELQLNDAEFALLIAISIFSAVDPGQTCFSTLLVTYRPAQCAGPAPGREAAAHICGSPACLRLHPPSP, encoded by the exons ATGTCCGTGTGGCTGGGGGCCCCTGTGCCTGACATTCCTCCTG ACTCTGCAGCGGAGCTGTGGAAGCCAGGTGCACAGGATGCAAGCAGCCAGACCCAGGGAGGCAACAGCCGCATCCTCAGAGAGGAAGCCAGGATGCCCCACTCTGCCACAGGCACTGcaggggtggagctggaggctgcagagcCCACAGTCCTGCTCACCAGGGCAGAGCCCCCTTCAGAACCCACAG GTGTCCTGTCAGAAGAACAGATCCGTCTGAAGAAACTGAAGCGGCAAGAGGAGGAACAGGCTCATGCCATATCCCTGCCCCCCAGGGCTTCCTCACCCCCTCAAATCCTGCCCCAGCTCAGCCCGGAGCAATTGGGCATGATCGAGAAGCTGGTCGCTGCCCAGCAACAGTGTAACCGGCGCTCCTTTTCTGACCGGCTTCGAGTCACG CCTTGGCCCATGGCACCAGATCCCCATAGCCGGGAGGCCCGTCAGCAGCGCTTTGCCCACTTCACTGAGCTGGCCATCGTCTCTGTGCAGGAGATAGTTGACTTTGCTAAACAGCTACCCGGCTTCCTGCAGCTCAGCCGGGAGGACCAGATTGCCCTGCTGAAGACCTCTGCGATCGAG GTGATGCTTCTGGAGACATCTCGGAGGTACAACCCTGGGAGTGAGAGTATCACCTTCCTCAAGGATTTCAGTTATAACCGGGAAGACTTTGCCAAAGCAG GGCTGCAAGTGGAATTCATCAACCCCATCTTCGAGTTCTCCAGGGCCATGAATGAGCTGCAACTTAATGATGCTGAGTTTGCTTTGCTCATTGCCATCAGCATCTTCTCTGCAG TGGACCCTGGCCAGACCTGCTTCTCAACTCTCTTGGTGACCTATAGACCGGCCCAATGTGCAGGACCAGCTCCAGGTAGAGAGGCTGCAGCACACATATGTGGAAGCCCTGCATGCCTACGTCTCCATCCACCATCCCCAT ga
- the NR1H3 gene encoding oxysterols receptor LXR-alpha isoform X2, with translation MRIIFFLLFIQQIGTQYLLCCLLYASPVSGVLGKMKSIKYDVYFPGWISCPRQQSGKNGYSLSSCWLEPAITSDRDVPQMRQPSYLPRSILGCHPSCLPAFCHAPTPIPGLPLLIADFLPKALLASSLICGPCRAPTFRNSLEGPAPASLHPWISTRSCLCSAPAHRLATETSGQGTAPSSSPSKGAPETAHPGSLVAWGFGQCLGNDQGSRKRCPCGWGPLCLTFLLLRLCSGAVEARCTGCKQPDPGRQQPHPQRGSQDAPLCHRHCRGGAGGCRAHSPAHQGRAPFRTHSVIKGAHYVCHSGGHCPMDTYMRRKCQECRLRKCRQAGMREECVLSEEQIRLKKLKRQEEEQAHAISLPPRASSPPQILPQLSPEQLGMIEKLVAAQQQCNRRSFSDRLRVTPWPMAPDPHSREARQQRFAHFTELAIVSVQEIVDFAKQLPGFLQLSREDQIALLKTSAIEVAGEGQGMKGEAEWDCLWEGPPDIELGEPNLLGSRDEGNRPPWKGLCSKTNLPSPRLRSAACVQVMLLETSRRYNPGSESITFLKDFSYNREDFAKAGLQVEFINPIFEFSRAMNELQLNDAEFALLIAISIFSAVDPGQTCFSTLLVTYRPAQCAGPAPGREAAAHICGSPACLRLHPPSP, from the exons ATgagaataatatttttcttgttattcattcaacaaataggaACACAGTACCTACTCTGTTGCCTCCTCTATGCCAGCCCTGTTTCAGGGGTTTTGgggaaaatgaaatcaataaaatatgatGTCTACTTTCCGGGATGGATTTCATGCcccaggcaacagagtgggaAGAATGGCTATAGTCTCAGTAGCTGCTGGTTGGAGCCTGCCATCACTTCAGATAGGGATGTTCCCCAGATGAGGCAACCTTCATACCTTCCCAGGTCCATCCTGGGCTGCCACCCGAgttgcctgcctgccttctgccACGCCCCCACCCCTATCCCAGGCCTGCCATTGCTCATAGCAGATTTCCTACCAAAGGCTCTCCTGGCCTCCTCTCTTATCTGTGGCCCCTGCAGGGCACCCACTTTCAGAAACTCCCTGGAAGGCCCAGCACCTGCCTCTCTGCACCCCTGGATTTCTACCAG GTCCTGCTTGTGCTCAGCTCCAGCTCACCGGCTGGCCACCGAGACCTCTGGACAGGGAACTGCACCATCCTCTTCTCCCAGCAAGGGGGCTCCAGAGACTGCCCACCCAGGAAGTCTGGTGGCCTGGGGATTCG GACAGTGCCTTGGTAATGACCAGGGCTCCAGGAAGAGATGTCCGTGTGGCTGGGGGCCCCTGTGCCTGACATTCCTCCTG CTCAGACTCTGCAGCGGAGCTGTGGAAGCCAGGTGCACAGGATGCAAGCAGCCAGACCCAGGGAGGCAACAGCCGCATCCTCAGAGAGGAAGCCAGGATGCCCCACTCTGCCACAGGCACTGcaggggtggagctggaggctgcagagcCCACAGTCCTGCTCACCAGGGCAGAGCCCCCTTCAGAACCCACAG TGTCATCAAGGGAGCGCACTACGTCTGCCACAGTGGCGGCCACTGCCCCATGGACACCTACATGCGTCGCAAGTGCCAGGAGTGTCGGCTTCGCAAGTGCCGCCAGGCTGGCATGCGGGAGGAGT GTGTCCTGTCAGAAGAACAGATCCGTCTGAAGAAACTGAAGCGGCAAGAGGAGGAACAGGCTCATGCCATATCCCTGCCCCCCAGGGCTTCCTCACCCCCTCAAATCCTGCCCCAGCTCAGCCCGGAGCAATTGGGCATGATCGAGAAGCTGGTCGCTGCCCAGCAACAGTGTAACCGGCGCTCCTTTTCTGACCGGCTTCGAGTCACG CCTTGGCCCATGGCACCAGATCCCCATAGCCGGGAGGCCCGTCAGCAGCGCTTTGCCCACTTCACTGAGCTGGCCATCGTCTCTGTGCAGGAGATAGTTGACTTTGCTAAACAGCTACCCGGCTTCCTGCAGCTCAGCCGGGAGGACCAGATTGCCCTGCTGAAGACCTCTGCGATCGAGGTGGCTGGAGAAGGGCAAGGGATGAAGGGAGAAGCAGAATGGGATTGTCTGTGGGAGGGGCCTCCAGACATCGAGCTGGGAGAACCAAATCTGCTGGGAAGCAGGGATGAGGGGAATCGGCCTCCCTGGAAGGGGCTATGCTCCAAGACCAACCTTCCTAGTCCCCGTTTGAGGTCTGCTGCTTGTGTGCAGGTGATGCTTCTGGAGACATCTCGGAGGTACAACCCTGGGAGTGAGAGTATCACCTTCCTCAAGGATTTCAGTTATAACCGGGAAGACTTTGCCAAAGCAG GGCTGCAAGTGGAATTCATCAACCCCATCTTCGAGTTCTCCAGGGCCATGAATGAGCTGCAACTTAATGATGCTGAGTTTGCTTTGCTCATTGCCATCAGCATCTTCTCTGCAG TGGACCCTGGCCAGACCTGCTTCTCAACTCTCTTGGTGACCTATAGACCGGCCCAATGTGCAGGACCAGCTCCAGGTAGAGAGGCTGCAGCACACATATGTGGAAGCCCTGCATGCCTACGTCTCCATCCACCATCCCCAT ga
- the NR1H3 gene encoding oxysterols receptor LXR-alpha isoform X4, with protein MRQPSYLPRSILGCHPSCLPAFCHAPTPIPGLPLLIADFLPKALLASSLICGPCRAPTFRNSLEGPAPASLHPWISTRSCLCSAPAHRLATETSGQGTAPSSSPSKGAPETAHPGSLVAWGFGQCLGNDQGSRKRCPCGWGPLCLTFLLLRLCSGAVEARCTGCKQPDPGRQQPHPQRGSQDAPLCHRHCRGGAGGCRAHSPAHQGRAPFRTHSVIKGAHYVCHSGGHCPMDTYMRRKCQECRLRKCRQAGMREECVLSEEQIRLKKLKRQEEEQAHAISLPPRASSPPQILPQLSPEQLGMIEKLVAAQQQCNRRSFSDRLRVTPWPMAPDPHSREARQQRFAHFTELAIVSVQEIVDFAKQLPGFLQLSREDQIALLKTSAIEVMLLETSRRYNPGSESITFLKDFSYNREDFAKAGLQVEFINPIFEFSRAMNELQLNDAEFALLIAISIFSAVDPGQTCFSTLLVTYRPAQCAGPAPGREAAAHICGSPACLRLHPPSP; from the exons ATGAGGCAACCTTCATACCTTCCCAGGTCCATCCTGGGCTGCCACCCGAgttgcctgcctgccttctgccACGCCCCCACCCCTATCCCAGGCCTGCCATTGCTCATAGCAGATTTCCTACCAAAGGCTCTCCTGGCCTCCTCTCTTATCTGTGGCCCCTGCAGGGCACCCACTTTCAGAAACTCCCTGGAAGGCCCAGCACCTGCCTCTCTGCACCCCTGGATTTCTACCAG GTCCTGCTTGTGCTCAGCTCCAGCTCACCGGCTGGCCACCGAGACCTCTGGACAGGGAACTGCACCATCCTCTTCTCCCAGCAAGGGGGCTCCAGAGACTGCCCACCCAGGAAGTCTGGTGGCCTGGGGATTCG GACAGTGCCTTGGTAATGACCAGGGCTCCAGGAAGAGATGTCCGTGTGGCTGGGGGCCCCTGTGCCTGACATTCCTCCTG CTCAGACTCTGCAGCGGAGCTGTGGAAGCCAGGTGCACAGGATGCAAGCAGCCAGACCCAGGGAGGCAACAGCCGCATCCTCAGAGAGGAAGCCAGGATGCCCCACTCTGCCACAGGCACTGcaggggtggagctggaggctgcagagcCCACAGTCCTGCTCACCAGGGCAGAGCCCCCTTCAGAACCCACAG TGTCATCAAGGGAGCGCACTACGTCTGCCACAGTGGCGGCCACTGCCCCATGGACACCTACATGCGTCGCAAGTGCCAGGAGTGTCGGCTTCGCAAGTGCCGCCAGGCTGGCATGCGGGAGGAGT GTGTCCTGTCAGAAGAACAGATCCGTCTGAAGAAACTGAAGCGGCAAGAGGAGGAACAGGCTCATGCCATATCCCTGCCCCCCAGGGCTTCCTCACCCCCTCAAATCCTGCCCCAGCTCAGCCCGGAGCAATTGGGCATGATCGAGAAGCTGGTCGCTGCCCAGCAACAGTGTAACCGGCGCTCCTTTTCTGACCGGCTTCGAGTCACG CCTTGGCCCATGGCACCAGATCCCCATAGCCGGGAGGCCCGTCAGCAGCGCTTTGCCCACTTCACTGAGCTGGCCATCGTCTCTGTGCAGGAGATAGTTGACTTTGCTAAACAGCTACCCGGCTTCCTGCAGCTCAGCCGGGAGGACCAGATTGCCCTGCTGAAGACCTCTGCGATCGAG GTGATGCTTCTGGAGACATCTCGGAGGTACAACCCTGGGAGTGAGAGTATCACCTTCCTCAAGGATTTCAGTTATAACCGGGAAGACTTTGCCAAAGCAG GGCTGCAAGTGGAATTCATCAACCCCATCTTCGAGTTCTCCAGGGCCATGAATGAGCTGCAACTTAATGATGCTGAGTTTGCTTTGCTCATTGCCATCAGCATCTTCTCTGCAG TGGACCCTGGCCAGACCTGCTTCTCAACTCTCTTGGTGACCTATAGACCGGCCCAATGTGCAGGACCAGCTCCAGGTAGAGAGGCTGCAGCACACATATGTGGAAGCCCTGCATGCCTACGTCTCCATCCACCATCCCCAT ga